The following are from one region of the Girardinichthys multiradiatus isolate DD_20200921_A chromosome 9, DD_fGirMul_XY1, whole genome shotgun sequence genome:
- the LOC124874413 gene encoding T-cell acute lymphocytic leukemia protein 1 homolog has translation MDPELHMSPDFLLTHLSPARDMLRETEQQVREIQHQLRSFRSYPGSCIPMKQGGSPCERIQSDGSRPQVVRRVFTNSRERWRQQNVNGAFSELRRLIPTHPPDRKLSKNEILRHALRYINFLDSLLTDQDHRVASRGRAGSLGDDELQGALSPTSNWNQSSEDGDSDGLSEEQSQLHLYLHTMCS, from the exons ATGGACCCCGAGCTTCATATGAGTCCGGATTTTCTGCTGACCCACCTGAGTCCTGCACGAGACATGCTGCGCGAGACCGAGCAACAAGTGCGCGAGATCCAACATCAGCTGCGCAGCTTCCGCAG TTATCCAGGGTCCTGCATCCCAATGAAGCAGGGAGGAAGTCCGTGTGAGAGGATCCAGAGTGATG GGTCACGTCCCCAGGTCGTCCGTCGGGTCTTCACCAACAGTCGGGAGCGCTGGCGGCAGCAGAACGTCAACGGAGCGTTCTCTGAGCTGCGTCGCCTTATCCCCACTCACCCACCTGACAGGAAGCTGAGCAAGAACGAGATCCTGCGCCACGCCCTCAGGTATATCAACTTCCTGGACAGCCTTCTGACCGACCAGGACCACAGGGTGGCCTCCAGGGGTCGGGCTGGGAGCCTAGGGGATGATGAACTGCAGGGAGCGCTCTCACCAACTTCCAACTGGAACCAGAGTTCAGAGGATGGAGACTCTGATGGTCTGTCGGAGGAGCAGAGTCAGTTGCACCTCTACCTGCACACTATGTGCAGCTAA